A stretch of the Arachis stenosperma cultivar V10309 chromosome 6, arast.V10309.gnm1.PFL2, whole genome shotgun sequence genome encodes the following:
- the LOC130936766 gene encoding protein WHAT'S THIS FACTOR 9, mitochondrial-like — protein MNHFGNKNRVFQFLKLCHHHQQQWQRSIVKVRLKWVKNRSLDHIIDKETDLKAACLLKDAVKRSSAGFLTAKSVADWQKLLGLTVPVLRFLRRYPSLFEEFPHPRWPSLPCFRLTDTAKLLDSLEEEIHQSHENDAVERLSKVLMMMRTKTAPLHALQPLKWDLGLSDCFEKTLIPKFPEQFQLVKYPNGLSGLKVSQWREDLAVSALQKMNECRESKRGKAALVFPMRFPRGYGSQKKVRSWMEEFEKLPYISPYADCSKIDPESDLMEKRVVGVLHEFLSLSIHKKTKRNYLRSLREELSLPHKFTRIFTRYPGIFYLSLKCKTITVTLREAYQSGKLVDPHPLARHRDKFYHVMRTGLLYRAKGALVEEADPHGHGGEDSEEVESSDELCENEVSDSENE, from the coding sequence ATGAACCATTTCGGAAACAAAAATCGCGTCTTTCAATTTCTCAAGCTCTGCCACCACCACCAGCAGCAATGGCAGCGGAGCATAGTGAAGGTGCGGCTCAAGTGGGTGAAGAACCGAAGCCTCGACCACATCATCGACAAAGAAACCGATCTAAAAGCCGCTTGCCTCCTCAAGGACGCCGTGAAGCGCTCCTCCGCCGGATTCCTGACGGCGAAGTCCGTCGCCGACTGGCAGAAGCTCCTCGGGCTGACAGTCCCCGTCCTCCGTTTCCTCCGCCGCTATCCTTCCCTCTTCGAGGAATTCCCGCACCCTCGCTGGCCATCCCTCCCCTGCTTCCGCCTCACCGACACCGCAAAGCTCCTCGATTCGCTCGAAGAAGAAATCCACCAGAGCCACGAAAACGACGCCGTGGAGAGGCTCTCGAAGGtgctgatgatgatgagaaccAAAACGGCGCCGCTGCACGCACTCCAGCCTCTGAAATGGGACCTCGGCCTCTCCGATTGCTTCGAGAAAACCCTAATCCCCAAATTTCCCGAACAGTTCCAGCTGGTAAAGTACCCTAACGGCTTGAGCGGACTGAAAGTATCGCAATGGCGGGAAGATCTGGCGGTTTCAGCATTACAGAAGATGAATGAGTGCAGAGAATCGAAGAGAGGAAAAGCGGCATTAGTATTTCCGATGAGGTTCCCGAGAGGTTACGGATCTCAGAAAAAGGTTAGGAGTTGGATGGAAGAGTTCGAGAAGCTTCCATACATATCTCCGTATGCAGATTGCAGTAAAATTGATCCTGAAAGTGATTTGATGGAGAAGAGGGTTGTTGGAGTTCTGCACGAGTTTCTGAGTTTGAGTATTCATAAGAAAACAAAGAGGAACTACCTTCGGAGTTTGAGAGAAGAATTGAGTCTTCCGCATAAGTTTACAAGGATTTTCACTCGCTACCCTGGCATCTTTTACTTGTCTCTCAAGTGTAAGACTATTACTGTCACTCTCAGAGAAGCTTATCAGAGTGGCAAGCTTGTGGATCCTCATCCACTTGCTCGCCATAGAGACAAGTTTTACCATGTCATGAGAACCGGCCTTCTCTACCGGGCCAAAGGCGCCCTGGTAGAGGAGGCCGATCCTCATGGTCACGGAGGAGAGGATTCTGAAGAGGTTGAATCGAGTGATGAGTTGTGTGAGAATGAGGTTTCGGATTCAGAAAATGAATAA
- the LOC130936384 gene encoding uncharacterized protein LOC130936384, with protein MMMGRLATLSEVEPINDQVDHQTSSSSSSSSKKVLHAWRNWSCIKSHFNKKHPDLKLLLSVLACPLFPVPPHPSLPSLNHAQVSSSAEYIIQHFTAATGCRKLEGTVKTVFATGKVAMGVVDEVGATAGVLEKGCFVIWQMIPHKWQIELVVAGHKVVAGSDGTVAWRHTPWLVPHAAKGGVRPLRRAVQGLDPLAVSAVFSGAQYMGEKEIMATDCFVLKLSANQKDLVDRSDNTAEMIKHVTFGYFSQKNGLLVYLEDSFLTRIQSPGTHPTYWETTMSTTIEDYRMVDGVMIAHGGRSTVIITRFGDNLRAGPAVTRMEESWTIDDVAFNVPGLSMDCFLPPKELQKDDDYPQENLDWRSPLNT; from the exons atgatgatgggTCGGCTCGCAACTCTCTCAGAAGTGGAACCAATCAACGACCAAGTTGACCACCaaacctcttcttcttcttcttcttcttctaagaAGGTTCTCCATGCATGGCGAAACTGGAGCTGCATCAAGTCTCACTTCAACAAGAAGCACCCTGATCTGAAGCTTCTCCTCAGTGTCCTGGCTTGTCCTCTCTTCCCTGTCCCTCCCCACCCTTCTCTCCCTTCCCTCAACCATGCCCAG GTGTCATCATCAGCTGAGTACATTATCCAACACTTCACGGCAGCAACAGGGTGCCGGAAGTTAGAAGGGACGGTGAAGACTGTGTTTGCAACGGGGAAGGTGGCAATGGGTGTGGTGGATGAGGTTGGAGCCACTGCAGGAGTATTAGAAAAAGGCTGCTTTGTCATCTGGCAAATGATACCTCATAAGTGGCAGATTGAGTTGGTTGTCGCCGGTCACAAGGTTGTTGCCGGCTCCGATGGCACCGTCGCGTGGCGCCATACCCCTTGGCTCGTCCCCCATGCCGCCAAAGGCGGCGTGCGCCCTCTTCGGAGAGCTGTTCAG GGACTAGATCCTTTGGCAGTGTCTGCTGTATTCAGTGGTGCACAGTACATGGGAGAGAAAGAAATCATGGCCACTGATTGTTTCGTTCTAAAGCTGTCAGCAAATCAGAAGGACCTTGTTGATCGCAGTGATAACACGGCAGAGATGATCAAGCATGTCACATTTGGATACTTCAGCCAGAAAAATGGCCTTCTAGTGTACCTTGAAGACTCTTTCCTCACAAGGATTCAGTCACCTGGTACTCACCCTACTTATTGGGAAACAACAATGTCAACAACGATTGAGGATTATAGAATGGTGGACGGCGTCATGATTGCGCATGGCGGCAGGTCCACCGTGATTATCACCAGGTTTGGTGATAATCTGAGGGCAGGACCTGCCGTTACGCGGATGGAAGAGTCTTGGACCATTGATGATGTTGCTTTCAATGTCCCAGGCCTATCCATGGACTGTTTTTTACCACCTAAGGAGCTACAGAAAGATGATGATTATCCACAAGAGAATCTTGATTGGAGATCACCTTTGAATACATGA